A section of the Mesorhizobium loti genome encodes:
- a CDS encoding carbohydrate ABC transporter permease, with amino-acid sequence MQNRFLPYLLTLPSLFLAAVVIFWPVWDLIQISTHDVNRFGQLREFSGLANFAALAADPDFVAALWRTGLWTVLVVGGALLLSVPVAMILNTDFYGRGLARVIIMLPWAVSLTMTAVVWRWALSGESGMLNSALLGLGLIDHNIQWLASAETAFPMQVLIGILVTVPFTTTIFLGGLSSIPDDLYEAAALEGATPLQQFREITFPLLKPFINIAIVLNTIYVFNSFPIIWVMTQGGPANSTDILVTHLYKLAFRIGKLGEASAVSLVMFAILLVFTMIYVRLAMREQRA; translated from the coding sequence ATGCAAAATCGCTTCTTGCCCTATCTCCTGACCTTGCCCAGCCTGTTCCTGGCGGCGGTCGTCATCTTCTGGCCGGTCTGGGACCTGATCCAGATCTCGACGCATGACGTCAACCGCTTCGGCCAGTTGCGCGAATTCAGCGGCCTTGCCAATTTCGCGGCACTTGCCGCCGATCCCGACTTCGTCGCGGCACTCTGGCGCACCGGCCTATGGACCGTGCTGGTGGTGGGCGGCGCACTGCTGCTGTCGGTGCCGGTGGCGATGATCCTCAACACCGATTTCTATGGACGCGGTCTTGCCCGTGTCATCATCATGCTGCCCTGGGCGGTGTCGCTGACCATGACGGCGGTGGTCTGGCGCTGGGCGCTGAGCGGTGAAAGCGGCATGCTGAATTCCGCGCTGCTCGGGCTTGGCCTGATCGACCATAACATCCAGTGGCTGGCCAGCGCCGAGACGGCGTTTCCGATGCAGGTGCTGATCGGCATATTGGTGACGGTCCCGTTCACCACGACGATCTTCCTCGGCGGCCTGTCGTCGATCCCGGACGATCTTTACGAGGCGGCCGCGCTTGAGGGCGCCACGCCGCTGCAGCAGTTCCGCGAGATCACCTTTCCGCTGCTGAAACCGTTCATCAACATCGCCATCGTGCTCAACACCATCTATGTCTTCAATTCGTTCCCGATCATCTGGGTGATGACGCAGGGCGGGCCGGCCAACTCGACCGACATCCTGGTCACCCACCTCTACAAGCTGGCCTTCCGCATCGGCAAACTGGGCGAGGCCTCGGCGGTGTCGCTGGTAATGTTCGCCATATTGCTGGTCTTCACCATGATCTATGTGCGCCTCGCCATGCGGGAGCAACGCGCATGA
- a CDS encoding carbohydrate ABC transporter permease: MTPKLKRTVIAWLLLAPLIVVTIFPFAVMFLTAVKPRQEVLSPTWWPSEFRWSNFSDMWVATGFGQALANSLYVSVIATVGAILISVPAAYAMSRFRFAGYGAFRQFLLISQMISPIVLVLGLFRLMAAWGLVESTTALGFIYMAFNVAFTVWMLQSYFDTIPRDLEEAAWMEGAGRWLTLRKVFLPLCLPAIAVTAIFTFINAWNEFVVALTMLRSQESYTLPIQVFSLVAGRYTIEWHHVMAATLLATLPVAILFIWLQRYLVRGLALGAVK, encoded by the coding sequence ATGACGCCCAAGCTCAAACGCACCGTCATCGCCTGGCTGCTTTTGGCGCCCTTGATCGTGGTGACGATCTTTCCCTTCGCGGTGATGTTCCTGACCGCGGTCAAGCCACGGCAGGAAGTGCTGTCACCGACATGGTGGCCGAGCGAGTTCCGCTGGTCGAACTTCTCCGACATGTGGGTGGCGACCGGTTTCGGCCAGGCGCTGGCCAACTCGCTCTATGTGTCGGTCATCGCCACGGTCGGCGCCATCCTCATCTCCGTGCCCGCCGCCTATGCGATGTCGCGCTTTCGCTTTGCCGGCTACGGGGCCTTTCGCCAGTTCCTGCTGATCTCGCAGATGATCTCACCGATCGTGCTGGTGCTGGGCCTGTTCCGGCTGATGGCCGCCTGGGGGCTGGTCGAATCGACGACGGCGCTGGGCTTCATCTACATGGCCTTCAACGTCGCCTTCACCGTGTGGATGCTGCAGAGCTATTTCGACACCATTCCGCGCGATCTCGAGGAAGCCGCCTGGATGGAAGGCGCCGGCCGCTGGCTGACCTTGCGCAAAGTGTTCCTGCCGCTCTGCCTGCCGGCGATCGCGGTCACGGCGATCTTCACCTTCATCAACGCCTGGAACGAATTCGTCGTGGCGCTGACCATGCTGCGCAGCCAGGAAAGCTACACGCTGCCGATCCAGGTCTTTTCTCTCGTCGCCGGCCGCTACACGATCGAGTGGCATCACGTCATGGCCGCCACTTTGCTGGCGACACTGCCTGTGGCGATCCTGTTCATCTGGCTGCAGCGCTATCTCGTGCGCGGGCTGGCGCTCGGGGCGGTCAAATAG
- a CDS encoding M81 family metallopeptidase, with protein sequence MRIFTASLATETNTFSPVPTDRASFEMAFYAGPGKHPETPTLCSSPIVALRRRAAAEGLTVIEGTATWAEPGGLVQRQTFEALRDEILGQLEAALPVDAVILGLHGAMVAQGYDDCEGDLLERVRAIVGPKVVIASEFDPHSHLTPKRVAASDIMAYFLEFPHTDFYERGEHVVELGLAAARGEIKPVISTFDCRMIQVLPTSREPMRSFVDRIKAMHGKDGVLSVSVIHGFMAADVPEMGTRILVVTDNDKAAGDALAQQLGRELYAMREKTAMTMLDTADGIDRALAVRAGNPGKPVVIADIWDNPGGGVPGDGTFVLRQMLARGLDKFGVATIWDPIAVTFCLAAGEGAVIDLRFGGKAGPQAGEPIDARVKVLKAVNEGWQSFGPSRVTLGPAALVRIEGTEVDIILNTNRTQTFEPDIFSNIGVDPLAKDMLLIKSTNHFYAGFEPIAAEIIYVSAPSSYPSNPAVTDYKKLTRPVWPRVKDPWKNGADDLPR encoded by the coding sequence ATGCGTATCTTCACCGCCTCGCTGGCGACGGAAACCAACACCTTCTCGCCGGTGCCGACCGACCGGGCCTCGTTCGAGATGGCGTTCTATGCCGGGCCGGGCAAGCATCCTGAGACGCCGACCTTGTGTTCCTCGCCGATCGTGGCCTTGCGCCGCCGCGCGGCCGCCGAAGGACTGACCGTGATCGAAGGCACCGCCACCTGGGCGGAGCCGGGCGGCCTGGTGCAGCGGCAGACCTTCGAGGCGCTGCGCGACGAGATTCTCGGGCAACTCGAGGCGGCACTGCCGGTCGACGCGGTCATCCTCGGCCTGCATGGCGCCATGGTAGCGCAAGGCTATGACGATTGCGAAGGCGACCTGCTCGAGCGCGTGCGGGCAATTGTCGGACCCAAGGTGGTGATCGCCTCCGAGTTCGATCCGCACAGCCATCTGACGCCAAAGCGCGTGGCGGCCTCCGATATCATGGCCTATTTCCTCGAATTCCCGCACACCGACTTCTATGAACGCGGCGAACATGTCGTCGAGCTTGGCCTGGCTGCCGCGCGCGGCGAGATCAAGCCGGTGATCTCGACCTTCGACTGCCGCATGATCCAGGTGCTGCCGACCAGCCGCGAGCCGATGCGCTCCTTCGTGGACCGTATCAAGGCCATGCACGGCAAGGACGGCGTGCTGTCGGTATCGGTCATCCACGGCTTCATGGCCGCCGACGTGCCGGAAATGGGCACGCGCATCCTCGTCGTCACCGACAACGACAAGGCCGCAGGCGATGCGCTGGCGCAACAGCTGGGACGCGAACTCTATGCCATGCGCGAAAAGACGGCGATGACGATGCTTGATACCGCCGACGGCATCGACCGGGCGCTGGCCGTACGTGCCGGGAATCCCGGCAAGCCCGTGGTCATCGCCGACATCTGGGACAATCCCGGCGGCGGCGTTCCCGGCGACGGCACCTTCGTCTTGCGCCAGATGCTGGCGCGTGGCCTGGACAAGTTTGGCGTGGCGACGATCTGGGATCCGATTGCCGTGACCTTCTGCCTGGCGGCAGGCGAGGGCGCTGTCATCGACCTGCGTTTCGGCGGCAAGGCAGGACCCCAGGCGGGTGAGCCGATCGATGCGCGCGTCAAGGTGCTGAAAGCCGTCAACGAGGGATGGCAGAGTTTCGGGCCAAGCCGGGTGACACTTGGGCCGGCCGCCTTGGTCCGCATCGAAGGCACCGAGGTCGACATCATCCTCAACACCAATCGCACGCAGACTTTCGAGCCGGACATTTTCTCCAACATCGGCGTCGATCCGCTGGCCAAGGACATGCTGCTGATCAAGTCGACCAACCATTTCTATGCCGGATTCGAACCGATAGCCGCCGAGATCATCTATGTCTCTGCGCCGAGTTCCTATCCGAGCAATCCCGCGGTGACGGATTACAAGAAGTTGACACGGCCGGTGTGGCCGAGGGTGAAGGATCCGTGGAAGAACGGCGCTGATGATCTCCCCCGTTGA
- a CDS encoding M3 family metallopeptidase has product MSSTKAVDLAAHPLTAWEGPLGLPDFAHIGDSDFSPVFDAALKAHEAEIDAIAANKEAPTIENTLEALELGGEALDHVSSIFWCRAGAYTNDTIQALERDISPKMSRHFSAISMNEKLFARIDDLYQRRESLGLDAETLRVLERTWKGFVRSGAKLDAEGKKRLARINEELSSLGTTFGQNVLADERDWALFLDEADLAGLPDFLKSSMAEAAEIRGQKGRYAVTLSRSIYEPFTTFSERRDLREIAFRAFTMRGQNGGASDNTSVVRDMLKLRAEKAKLLGYASFAALKLDDTMAKTPKAVHALLDPVWEKALEKAAADQKELERLAAEAGSNEKFAAWDWRFYQEKLRAEKFAFDEAELKPYLQLDRVIDACFDVATKLFGITFEEKKGIAAWHPDARVFVVKNADGSERALFLADYFARPSKRSGAWMSALKSGYKLGQGSKPVIYNIMNFAKPPAGEPALLSVDEAKTLFHEFGHALHGMLTDVTWPSVAGTSVSRDFVELPSQLYEHWLTVPAVLEKHALHVKTGKPMPKALLDKMLATRTFGAGFATVEFTSSALMDMAYHARPDAPAEPLRFEAETLDRLDMPDTIAMRHRTPHFGHVFSGDGYSAGYYSYMWSEVLDADAFAAFEETGDPFNPALAERLRKNIYAAGGSKDPEELYTAFRGKMPSPEAMMVKRGLV; this is encoded by the coding sequence ATGTCCTCCACGAAAGCCGTCGACCTCGCCGCCCATCCGCTGACCGCGTGGGAAGGCCCGCTCGGCCTGCCGGACTTCGCCCATATCGGCGACAGTGATTTTTCCCCGGTCTTCGACGCGGCGCTGAAGGCGCATGAGGCCGAGATCGACGCGATCGCCGCCAACAAGGAGGCACCGACCATCGAGAACACGCTTGAAGCGCTGGAGCTGGGCGGCGAGGCGCTCGATCACGTCTCGTCGATCTTCTGGTGCCGGGCCGGCGCCTACACCAACGATACGATCCAGGCGCTGGAGCGCGACATCTCGCCAAAAATGTCCAGGCATTTCTCGGCGATCTCGATGAACGAGAAACTCTTCGCCCGCATCGACGATCTCTACCAGCGCCGCGAGAGCCTCGGGCTCGACGCCGAGACCTTGCGGGTGCTGGAGAGGACCTGGAAGGGTTTTGTCCGCTCCGGCGCCAAGCTCGATGCCGAGGGCAAGAAGCGGCTGGCCAGGATCAATGAGGAACTGTCCTCGCTCGGCACGACTTTCGGCCAGAACGTGCTGGCCGACGAGCGCGACTGGGCACTGTTCCTCGACGAGGCCGATCTTGCCGGCCTGCCGGATTTCCTGAAAAGTTCGATGGCCGAGGCCGCCGAGATTCGCGGCCAGAAAGGCCGCTACGCCGTCACCCTGTCGCGCTCGATCTACGAGCCGTTCACGACCTTCTCGGAACGCCGCGACCTGCGCGAGATTGCCTTCCGCGCCTTCACCATGCGAGGCCAGAATGGCGGCGCCAGCGACAACACATCCGTGGTGCGCGACATGCTGAAGCTGCGCGCCGAAAAGGCGAAACTGCTCGGCTACGCTTCCTTCGCCGCGCTGAAGCTCGACGACACCATGGCCAAGACGCCGAAGGCGGTGCACGCGCTGCTCGATCCGGTGTGGGAAAAGGCGCTGGAAAAGGCCGCCGCCGACCAGAAGGAATTGGAACGGCTGGCGGCGGAAGCCGGCAGCAATGAAAAATTCGCCGCCTGGGACTGGCGCTTCTACCAGGAGAAGCTGCGCGCGGAAAAATTCGCTTTCGACGAGGCGGAACTGAAGCCCTATCTCCAGCTCGACCGGGTCATCGACGCCTGCTTCGACGTGGCGACCAAACTCTTCGGCATCACCTTCGAGGAGAAGAAGGGCATTGCAGCCTGGCATCCCGATGCGCGCGTCTTTGTGGTAAAGAATGCCGATGGCAGCGAGCGTGCCCTGTTCCTTGCCGACTATTTCGCGCGGCCCTCGAAGCGGTCCGGCGCCTGGATGAGCGCGCTGAAGTCCGGATACAAGCTTGGCCAAGGCTCGAAGCCGGTGATCTACAACATCATGAACTTCGCCAAGCCGCCGGCCGGCGAGCCGGCACTGCTGTCTGTCGACGAGGCGAAGACGCTGTTCCATGAATTCGGCCATGCGCTGCACGGCATGCTGACCGACGTCACCTGGCCGTCGGTCGCGGGCACTTCGGTCAGCCGCGATTTCGTCGAGCTGCCTTCGCAGCTCTACGAGCATTGGCTGACGGTGCCGGCGGTGCTGGAAAAGCACGCCCTGCATGTCAAGACAGGCAAGCCGATGCCGAAGGCGCTGCTCGACAAGATGCTGGCCACGCGCACGTTCGGGGCCGGCTTCGCCACGGTCGAATTCACGTCTTCCGCCTTGATGGACATGGCCTATCACGCTCGGCCCGATGCCCCGGCGGAGCCGCTTCGTTTCGAAGCCGAAACGCTCGACAGGCTCGACATGCCCGACACCATCGCCATGCGCCACCGCACCCCGCATTTCGGCCATGTCTTCTCGGGCGACGGCTACTCGGCCGGCTACTATTCCTACATGTGGTCGGAAGTGCTGGACGCCGATGCCTTCGCCGCCTTCGAGGAGACCGGCGATCCCTTCAACCCGGCGCTGGCCGAGCGGCTGAGGAAGAACATCTACGCCGCCGGCGGCTCGAAGGACCCGGAAGAGCTGTACACTGCGTTCCGCGGCAAGATGCCTTCGCCGGAAGCGATGATGGTGAAGCGCGGGCTGGTGTAG
- a CDS encoding carbonic anhydrase: MPHLPDHLLTGYRNFMNGRYLTESGRYRELAREGQAPETMIVACCDSRSAPEAIFDAGPGELFVLRNVGNLVPPYEPDGEFHSTSAALEFAVQSLKVKNIVVMGHGRCGGIRAALDPNSAPLSPGDFIGKWMSLIAPAAETVSSSTFMTATERQTALERISIRYSIANLRTFPCVSILEGKGRLSLHGAWFDISTGELWVMNKDTGDFERPVLE; this comes from the coding sequence ATGCCTCATCTTCCCGACCACCTCCTCACCGGCTACCGCAATTTCATGAACGGCCGTTACCTCACCGAGAGCGGCCGCTATCGCGAGCTCGCCCGAGAGGGGCAGGCCCCCGAGACGATGATCGTCGCCTGCTGCGATTCCCGATCGGCCCCTGAAGCGATCTTCGACGCCGGGCCGGGCGAACTCTTCGTGCTGCGCAATGTCGGCAATCTGGTGCCCCCCTACGAGCCGGATGGCGAGTTCCACTCGACCTCGGCGGCGCTCGAATTCGCGGTGCAGAGCCTCAAGGTCAAGAATATCGTCGTCATGGGCCATGGCCGCTGCGGCGGCATCCGCGCCGCGCTCGACCCCAATTCGGCGCCGCTGTCCCCCGGCGACTTCATCGGCAAGTGGATGAGCCTGATCGCGCCAGCCGCCGAGACCGTCTCCTCCAGCACCTTCATGACGGCAACGGAGCGCCAGACAGCACTCGAGCGCATCTCGATCCGGTATTCCATCGCCAACCTCAGGACCTTTCCTTGCGTCTCGATCCTCGAGGGCAAGGGCCGGCTGTCGCTGCACGGGGCCTGGTTCGACATTTCGACCGGGGAGCTCTGGGTGATGAACAAGGACACCGGCGATTTCGAGCGGCCGGTGCTGGAATGA